The sequence AAACCCAATACCAAAAATGAGATCAAAGTCGTTGCGTACAAGTTTGTTTAAGTTTGTTGCATAATCGGCATCACTTTGTGACTGTAAGTAGTCATAGCCGCCTTTTCCTTTTTTCAAGCCGTTTTCTTCACCGAATTTTTGTAACCCTTCCCATGCAGATTGGTTGAACGACTTATCGTCAATTCCACCAACGTCTGTAACCATTGCTACGCTAAATTCAGACGCTTTTCCTTCTTCTTTTTTCGGCTCTTCTTTTGCTTGTCCGCAACCGCCAAGAAGCATGCCGGCAGTTAATAATAAAGACATTGACAATCCAAAACGCTTTTTCTTCATCAATCATTACCCCCTCAATTTAAAAATATGGATAAGTAAAACATTTGAAATGTGAACGAACCTTCTCCCTCCAATGTCACCTCCTTAACAGGATAAGCGCTTGTATAAGAAGCTACACGCGTTTTCGCAACACGTGAAAGCTAAACTTATCTGATTCAAAGTAGTCAATTGAGTACAAAATCGGCTCGTCATTTTCATCAAAATGCATTTGCTTTAAAACTAAAAGCGCTGTTTCTGGCTCACATTGCAAAATAGGCGACACCTTTTCATGGTAGCCGAGCGGCTCAATGTGGGTAACCGCATAGGCGATGTATCGATTCGCTTCATTATGTAATATCTCTAATAATGACTCATTTTCATAAGCAATCCCTTTAGGTAAATATTTACAAGGAACTTTATCGATACAATAAACGACCGGTTCATTATTTGCAGTTCGCACCCGCTCAACAATAAGTAAATCTTCCTCTTTATCACATTGAAAGCGCTTTATATCATCTTCAGTCGGTTTCTGAATAGAAGAAGATAAAAAAATCGTTCCCGGTTTGCGTCCGGCTTGGCGAATCATCTCCGTCACGCTACTTAGCTGCTCAATGCCAGAGGTGAACATCGGGCGGGAACTAACGAATGTTCCAACGCCATGGCGGCGGATGATGACGTTTTCTTCCTCTAACACTCGCAAAGCTTCACGCAACGTCGAGCGGCTAACTCCTAACTGCTTGGCTAATTCAAATTCCGAAGGGAGTTTTTCTTTTTCCTTGTATACCCCTTGTTCAATATCTTTTTTAATCCGATCAATGACTTGTAAATATAAATGTCGATGATCTGTTTTAACAGACATTCACCATCCCCCACCTTAGATATCAGACATCTGATGTTAGACAAATTTCTTATTGATAATATAACATTTTTTTATTCATAAATAAATACCGAATAAAAAAATTGTCGAAAAAAGTCGTATAAAATCATATGTAAGCGATTTTAATAATATATCATTATTATGTCCCATTTATACAAAAAAGAGGCTTACTTTTAGCCTCTTTCATGACGTTTTTGCTTGATCGCTCGGAGATACGAGCACCGCGCGCGGCTTACTTCCTTCATAAGGCCCGACAATACCGCGCGCTTCCATCGCATCAATTAAACGTGCCGCCCGATTATAGCCGATGCGGAACCGTCGCTGCAACATAGAAACGGATGCGCTTTGCATTTCGATGACGAGCTGAACCGCCTCATCAAACAGCTCATCATCAAACGCTTCTTGCGGTTCATCATCTTGTGCGATCATCGTTTCTTCATATTGCGCTTGTTGTTGTGAAATAACATATTGCACGACCGCTTCCACTTCTTGATCGGAAACGAAAGCGCCCTGCACGCGAACGGGCTTAGAGGCACCGACAGGTAAAAAGAGCATATCACCACGCCCGAGCAGCTTTTCGGCCCCTCCCATATCTAAAATCGTGCGCGAGTCTGTTTGTGACGATACGCTAAACGCGATGCGCGATGGGATGTTCGCTTTAATGACGCCGGTAATGACATCAACAGATGGACGTTGCGTTGCGATAATTAGATGAATGCCTGCTGCCCGCGCCATTTGGGCAAGACGTGTAATCGAATCTTCGACATCGCTTGAAGCAACCATCATTAAATCTGCTAGCTCATCTACAATGACGACAATGTATGGTAAAAGAGGTTGTTTCACTTCCGCTGTTTCATTATGCCGCTCAATATATTCATTATATCCTTCAATATTACGCGTTCCTGTATGCGAAAATAGCTCGTATCGTCGCTCCATTTCGCTCACTACTTTTTTTAATGCTTG comes from Anoxybacillus flavithermus and encodes:
- a CDS encoding GntR family transcriptional regulator, with the translated sequence MSVKTDHRHLYLQVIDRIKKDIEQGVYKEKEKLPSEFELAKQLGVSRSTLREALRVLEEENVIIRRHGVGTFVSSRPMFTSGIEQLSSVTEMIRQAGRKPGTIFLSSSIQKPTEDDIKRFQCDKEEDLLIVERVRTANNEPVVYCIDKVPCKYLPKGIAYENESLLEILHNEANRYIAYAVTHIEPLGYHEKVSPILQCEPETALLVLKQMHFDENDEPILYSIDYFESDKFSFHVLRKRV